ATATGCGCGTGTCTCGGAGCCGCGCCAGGAGATTACCATTATGCAGTCTTTTCGCAGCACCCTTTGGCGCGGCGTCTCCCTTTGCGCCTTCTCGGTAGCCGCCCTTAGCGCCACCTCCGTGGTCGCGCAGCAGAACCTTCCGGTCATCGATGTCGGCGCCGGGGCGCGTCGCGCGGCGCCGGGTCCGGCGACCCGGGCGCCCGTGGCCGGCGCGCCCGCTTCGTCCGGCCCGCGCACGCCCGCCAACGGCCAACCAGGAGCAGCGGCGGCTTCCGGCGACGCGCTGACGGCGCAGACCGGCGATCGCGCGACCGGCTATCTCGCGCAGCGAACGACTTCGCTCAAGCTGAACAAGCCCGTTCTGCAGATTCCCGTCTCGGTGCAGACGGTCACCCGTCAGACGATCGACGATCAACAGACGACCGACGTGTCCCAGGCGATCATCGGCAATGTCAGCAGCGCCTCGCCGCTGCCGATGAACTGCACGCTCTTTCAAAATCTTATGATCCGCGGCTTCCCCACCGGGACGCTGTCCATGTCGAATCTCTATCGAAACGGCCTCCTCGTGCCGAACCAGCGTTGTCCGAGCACGGCGAATCTGCAGTCGATCGAGGTGGTGAAAGGTCCCGTCGCGATGCTTTACGGGCGCATCGAGCCCGGCGGCCTCGTCGACATGATCGTGAAGCGGCCGCTCGAGACGCCCTATTATTCCTTCCAGCAGCAGGGCGGATCGTTCGGCGTCGCCAGAACGACGTTCGACGCCACTGGACCGCTCACGGCGGATAAGAACTGGCTCTATCGGGTCAACGCCGAATATTTCCACAACCCGTCCTTCATCGATTTCGTGAACGACGAACGCTGGTTCGGCTCCGCGACGCTGACCTATCATCCGATCCAGAATTTCAAGCTGAATATCGACGCGGAATATAAGGACAACGTCTATACCGACGCCAATCCCAACATTCCGGCCATCGGCTACAACGCCGCGCCGATACCGATCAGCCGCTATATCGGCGATCCGAGCATCACCGTGAACAATCCGGATCACGACATGCGCCGGTTCGTCGCCTATGACTGGAAATACGACATCAATGAGAATTGGAATGTCGTGAATCGCTTCGCATACAGCAATACGCGTTCGATCCAGTCGAGCATGTTCAATATTTGCGTGAATGCGCCGCCGATCCCCGGCGCCGCCGTGCCGCCCGGCGCCTGTCCCGCGAACAGCCCCTTTGGAACGTCGACCCTGTCGCTCAATTGGGGGCCGCTCAGCATCCGGACGATCAGCGGCAATCTCGATTTGAACGGCAAGATTCAGACCGGCCCGCTGCAGCATGTGCTGCTCTTCGGCACGGATCATGTGAGTTCCGCCAATGTCGGCGACATCTATCAGGCGAACGTCGCGCAGAACATCAACGTCTTCGCGCCGATCTATTCGCCCTTCGGCTTGTCTCGCTTCCTGATCCCGGCGAACGGCGCGGCGGTCATCCGAAAGCAGGAATGGCAGGGCTTTTATGCGCAGGACATGATTTCCGCCTTCGACGACCGCGTGCATCTGCTGCTCGGCGGACGTTACGATTCCGCCTCGGCCTTGAGCTCCGTCGGTCAGTCGACCTCCGCCATCATCAACAACGCCATGGACCGGGCCAATTTCCTCGGCGTTTCGGTGACCGATCACTTCTTCAGCCCACGGGCGGGCCTCGTGATCCAGCCGATGCCCTGGCTATCCGTCTACGGCAACTACACGCAGTCCTATGGCGTGAACAATGGCGTCACCCGGGCCAACACGCCGCTCGGCTCGCAGCAGTCGACCCAATGGGAGGGCGGCGTGAAGGCCGAATTCTTCGATGGAAGGGTGCTTGCGACTGTCGCGTATTTCGACATCAAGAAATACAATCTCGCGCAGAACTCCCCAACCGCCCCGAACGCGCTCAGGGGCTATGTCGTGGATCTCCTCAACGCCCGGAGCCAGGGCGTGGAGTTCGACCTTAATGGCAGGATCGATGAAAACTGGAGCGTGATCGCCAATTACTCGCATCTCGGCACATATGTGACCAAAGGGTCGATACTTCCCGCCAACGACCCGTTCGACATTCGCACGCAAGCGCCGGTCGTCGGCAAGCGCCTCCCTGCGGTGCCGGAAAACATGGGCAGCGTCTGGCTGAAATATGACGCCGCCGGCGTCTTCCGGGGCTTCAGCGCCGCCGGCGGCTTCAGCTATTTCGGCAATTCCTGGGTCGATCCTGCGAACACCTATCTCAATCCCGCGTACACGCTGGTGAGAAGCATGGTGTCCTATCGCTTTCCTGTGGGGCCGACGCATGTGACGGCGCAGGTGAACGTCGATAATATTCTCAACCAGAACTATTATTACGGCACATCGCTGTTCCCCGGCCGCTATGCCGGAACGGCCGGCGTCCCGCGCAATGTCATGGGTTCGCTGCGCGTAGAGTTCTGATTTCGTCAAAGCGCCGTGGGCGGAGCAGGAGCCACCCTGCTCCGCCCACGGCGCTCTTCCTTCAAACGCTGATTGTCAGTCGCGGATCCAGAAGCGGAGTAGAATGCGCTCATCTCCTTCCAGCGCGTCGCGCCCGTGCAGCATCCGCCGATTGTCGATCACCAGCAGACTGCCGGGCCGCAACGCGATTGCGACGCTCGCGGGCCCGGGAAACTCGTCCAGCGCCGCCATGAGAGGCGCGCAGGACGCAGAGAGCGACCCAGTTTCGACGAGCCACGGCGCGTAATTGAGACGCCAGCCCCTCTCCGCATCTCCGTCGAGCACCGGGAGACTGCCCGCTTCATGCATGCCGTCGATTTTGGGAAAGCGCGCTTTGGTGCGCCGCAAGGCGTCGCGCTGCGCGGCGGGCGCGGCGTCGAAGATCGGCCTCGTATCCTTCAGCCGCATCTCGCCCCCGCTCTCCTGCTGTGCGACGCAGAGCCAGGCGACGTAGCGCGCCATCGGCGAGTCCGTGTGATAGGGCAACATATCCTTACGCCTGAAATAGGACGTGGCGCCGGGCTCGACGCGGATTTCAGTCCGATGCCCGATCGGTCCGAGTTCGGCGCAGACCGCCGTGAAACGCGCGAGCGCGACCGGCGCCTCCGAGAGAAAATAGCCTTGCTTCGCGACCGTTTCGCGGACACTGTCCGGAGTCACGACGCCTGCTCCGCCACCTGCGCCGCGCGCGCCGGATCGACGGGTCCGGGCAGACAACGCACTTGTGCGAAGGCGGCCGCCAATTGCGTCGCAGGATCTTCCGTAAGGGAGACCGACCGCCAAGCAATGAATCCATCCGGACGAACAAGGAGGGCGCCGTCGTCGAAAAGGCCCGTCTTTTCGAGGAAGCGGCCTTCTTCGTCCAGCGCGTCCACCGACAGATGCGCCGCCAGAATGGGTTCGCCCTGCCCCGCAAGGCGCCGCGCCGCCTCCGCCCACGCCGCGCCGCGCGGGCCGACGAATAGCGTGTAATCCCGACCAGCGAAATCATGGCTCGACAGGAGGCGGTCGTTCTGGCGCAAAACGACATGTGCGAGGCGCGTGCCGGGCG
The nucleotide sequence above comes from Methylocystis parvus OBBP. Encoded proteins:
- a CDS encoding TonB-dependent siderophore receptor → MQSFRSTLWRGVSLCAFSVAALSATSVVAQQNLPVIDVGAGARRAAPGPATRAPVAGAPASSGPRTPANGQPGAAAASGDALTAQTGDRATGYLAQRTTSLKLNKPVLQIPVSVQTVTRQTIDDQQTTDVSQAIIGNVSSASPLPMNCTLFQNLMIRGFPTGTLSMSNLYRNGLLVPNQRCPSTANLQSIEVVKGPVAMLYGRIEPGGLVDMIVKRPLETPYYSFQQQGGSFGVARTTFDATGPLTADKNWLYRVNAEYFHNPSFIDFVNDERWFGSATLTYHPIQNFKLNIDAEYKDNVYTDANPNIPAIGYNAAPIPISRYIGDPSITVNNPDHDMRRFVAYDWKYDINENWNVVNRFAYSNTRSIQSSMFNICVNAPPIPGAAVPPGACPANSPFGTSTLSLNWGPLSIRTISGNLDLNGKIQTGPLQHVLLFGTDHVSSANVGDIYQANVAQNINVFAPIYSPFGLSRFLIPANGAAVIRKQEWQGFYAQDMISAFDDRVHLLLGGRYDSASALSSVGQSTSAIINNAMDRANFLGVSVTDHFFSPRAGLVIQPMPWLSVYGNYTQSYGVNNGVTRANTPLGSQQSTQWEGGVKAEFFDGRVLATVAYFDIKKYNLAQNSPTAPNALRGYVVDLLNARSQGVEFDLNGRIDENWSVIANYSHLGTYVTKGSILPANDPFDIRTQAPVVGKRLPAVPENMGSVWLKYDAAGVFRGFSAAGGFSYFGNSWVDPANTYLNPAYTLVRSMVSYRFPVGPTHVTAQVNVDNILNQNYYYGTSLFPGRYAGTAGVPRNVMGSLRVEF
- a CDS encoding TauD/TfdA family dioxygenase; protein product: MTPDSVRETVAKQGYFLSEAPVALARFTAVCAELGPIGHRTEIRVEPGATSYFRRKDMLPYHTDSPMARYVAWLCVAQQESGGEMRLKDTRPIFDAAPAAQRDALRRTKARFPKIDGMHEAGSLPVLDGDAERGWRLNYAPWLVETGSLSASCAPLMAALDEFPGPASVAIALRPGSLLVIDNRRMLHGRDALEGDERILLRFWIRD